A section of the Leptotrichia sp. HSP-342 genome encodes:
- the mutS gene encoding DNA mismatch repair protein MutS, giving the protein MADTPLMKQYKEIKSNFEDSILFFRLGDFYEMFFEDAVKASRELGLTLTSRNKEKNVDIPLAGVPFHSADSYITKLVSKGYKVAICEQTEDPKMAKGIVKREVVKIITPGTVVDVEALDAKSNNYLMSILKVENKLGIAYIDITTGEFKVTEVEKDDDFVKLFNEINKIEPKEVLVIEDFYGEIKEKLDDFLQKNDSVVTFVSKVRDSAKYLMNYFEIVSLESYGIKDKKAIIGAAAMALDYAATMQVEHELTVEKIEFVNISNYAEINAITSRNLELLKNQREKTVYGSLLWVLDECKTSMGTRLLKRFINNPLLNIDKIRKRQEDVQYFIDNILIREDLREKLENIYDLERLLGKIIFGSENGKDLTALKKTIKSAVEIMKILGNTDFFKDIDANILFECYKIIDDSIKEDAPFSVREGGIIKSGYNEELDEIRNIMNSGKDFLLDIEQREREATGIRNMKIKFNKVFGYFIEITKANLDMVPEHYIRKQTLSNSERYITPELKKYEDTIINSKAKIEDLEYHLFKGISGKLKEHRKILSELAERLAYIDVMVSFAVSAIENDYAKPEMNEEYSFEIEGGRHPVVEKLIGRTDYVSNDTVFTEKESFVVLTGPNMSGKSTYMKQIALISIMAQIGSFVPAKKANLSVIDKYLTRIGASDDILTGQSTFMVEMSEVSNILNNATEKSLIILDEVGRGTSTTDGVSIATAISMYIHDKIGAKTVFATHYHELTDLENKFAHIVNYRIEVDEKQGKVMFLRNIVKGGADKSYGIEVAKLAGLPKEILIESKKILKRLEQKKELIERTVDVHQLSLFGGNSEFENDFEEFEIESVNNFENIENNQFYVEKLVQVEEEKESLLEIMNKIENYDINNITPMDAMKFLFELKQEIKREN; this is encoded by the coding sequence ATGGCAGATACACCGCTTATGAAGCAATATAAGGAGATAAAATCAAATTTTGAGGACTCTATATTGTTTTTTAGATTGGGTGATTTTTATGAAATGTTTTTTGAGGATGCGGTGAAAGCGTCACGTGAACTTGGACTTACGCTTACTTCGAGAAATAAGGAGAAGAATGTGGATATACCGCTTGCGGGAGTTCCATTTCATTCGGCAGATTCATATATAACAAAACTTGTTTCAAAAGGGTATAAGGTTGCGATTTGTGAACAGACAGAAGATCCGAAGATGGCAAAGGGAATTGTAAAACGAGAAGTTGTGAAGATTATAACGCCTGGAACGGTTGTGGATGTGGAGGCACTTGATGCGAAGAGCAATAATTACTTGATGAGTATTTTGAAAGTTGAGAATAAACTTGGAATTGCGTATATTGATATAACAACTGGAGAGTTTAAGGTAACGGAAGTTGAAAAGGATGATGATTTTGTAAAATTATTTAATGAGATTAATAAGATTGAGCCTAAGGAAGTGCTTGTTATAGAGGATTTTTACGGGGAAATAAAGGAAAAGTTAGATGATTTTTTACAAAAGAATGATTCGGTTGTAACTTTTGTGAGTAAAGTTCGGGACAGTGCGAAGTATCTTATGAACTATTTTGAGATTGTATCGCTGGAAAGTTATGGAATTAAGGATAAAAAGGCGATAATTGGAGCTGCAGCCATGGCACTTGATTATGCGGCTACTATGCAGGTTGAGCATGAGCTGACTGTGGAAAAGATTGAGTTTGTGAATATTTCCAATTATGCTGAAATAAATGCGATTACAAGCAGAAATCTGGAACTTTTGAAAAATCAAAGGGAAAAAACTGTTTATGGCTCGCTTCTGTGGGTATTAGACGAGTGTAAAACTTCAATGGGAACACGGCTTTTAAAAAGATTTATAAATAATCCGCTTTTAAATATTGATAAAATAAGAAAAAGACAGGAAGATGTACAGTATTTTATTGATAATATCTTGATTCGTGAGGATTTGAGAGAAAAACTTGAGAATATTTACGATTTAGAGCGGCTTTTGGGGAAAATAATCTTTGGAAGTGAAAATGGAAAAGATTTGACGGCATTGAAAAAAACGATAAAATCTGCTGTTGAAATAATGAAAATTTTGGGAAATACTGATTTTTTTAAGGATATTGATGCAAATATTTTGTTTGAGTGTTATAAAATAATTGATGACAGTATAAAAGAAGATGCGCCATTTTCGGTACGTGAAGGCGGAATTATAAAATCTGGATATAATGAGGAACTGGATGAAATAAGGAATATTATGAATTCTGGGAAAGACTTTTTGCTGGATATTGAACAGCGTGAAAGGGAAGCAACTGGAATTAGAAATATGAAAATAAAGTTTAACAAGGTTTTTGGTTATTTTATTGAAATTACAAAAGCAAATCTAGATATGGTGCCAGAACATTACATAAGAAAACAGACTCTTTCAAATTCAGAGAGATACATTACGCCTGAACTGAAAAAATATGAGGACACAATAATAAATTCCAAAGCAAAAATCGAAGATTTGGAATATCATTTGTTCAAGGGAATCAGCGGAAAACTCAAGGAACATCGGAAAATTTTGTCAGAACTTGCAGAAAGGCTGGCATACATTGATGTAATGGTATCTTTTGCTGTAAGTGCCATTGAAAATGATTACGCAAAACCTGAAATGAATGAGGAATATTCCTTTGAAATTGAGGGTGGAAGGCATCCAGTTGTAGAAAAGCTAATTGGAAGGACGGATTATGTTTCAAATGATACAGTCTTTACTGAAAAGGAAAGTTTTGTTGTGCTGACAGGGCCTAATATGTCGGGAAAATCAACGTATATGAAGCAAATCGCATTAATTTCCATAATGGCTCAGATTGGTTCTTTTGTTCCTGCTAAAAAAGCAAATTTATCAGTTATAGACAAATATTTGACGCGGATTGGGGCTTCTGATGATATTTTGACTGGGCAAAGTACATTTATGGTGGAAATGAGTGAAGTCTCCAACATTCTAAACAATGCGACTGAAAAAAGTCTGATAATACTTGATGAAGTTGGACGTGGAACTTCCACAACCGACGGTGTTTCCATTGCGACTGCTATTTCAATGTATATTCACGATAAAATTGGTGCCAAGACAGTTTTTGCAACACATTATCACGAACTGACTGATTTAGAAAATAAATTTGCACATATTGTAAATTATCGGATAGAAGTGGATGAAAAGCAGGGAAAAGTAATGTTTTTACGAAATATTGTAAAAGGCGGGGCAGACAAGTCCTACGGTATTGAAGTAGCAAAATTGGCTGGTCTTCCAAAGGAAATATTAATTGAAAGCAAGAAAATATTGAAACGGCTGGAGCAGAAAAAAGAATTGATAGAAAGAACCGTAGATGTTCACCAGCTATCACTTTTTGGAGGAAATTCAGAGTTTGAAAATGATTTTGAAGAATTTGAAATTGAAAGTGTAAATAATTTTGAAAATATTGAAAATAATCAGTTTTATGTGGAGAAATTAGTACAGGTTGAAGAAGAAAAGGAAAGTTTGTTAGAAATTATGAATAAAATAGAAAATTATGACATAAATAATATCACACCAATGGATGCAATGAAATTTTTGTTTGAACTAAAGCAAGAAATCAAAAGAGAGAATTAA
- a CDS encoding CDP-glycerol glycerophosphotransferase family protein has product MDKVKCLINMIIAYLIYPFNKGKFKNRNIWLVGGNAGELFVDNGRAMYEYLRSRQQEEVYWVINRNAKIAKKIPGEKLIKGSVKSYLYFMNAKVALFSHSISADIVPYLFVVPLINKFHKKVFKVFLNHGTVGFKVRQAMNPKTAKVAEALVKSYDLNICDSEFEKKVKTETWWEVPKETAVITGYPRYDKLYNLKITEKQIFFMPTWRNWLKSENSENQKFEETKYFQNIANLITDKELNNYLEKNDIKLNIYIHQLMQDYLKNFGNIKLGKNIKILPKEVNITEELQKSKLLITDYSSVAYDFYYLNKPIIFFQFDKREYEEKVGSYVDLDKDLFGKQAKTVEKCVEEIIEISENNFHYDREMKQKSDKLREKFLKYVDKGNCERVYNEILKRIN; this is encoded by the coding sequence ATGGATAAGGTAAAATGCTTGATAAATATGATAATAGCTTATCTCATTTATCCATTTAACAAAGGAAAATTCAAAAATAGAAATATTTGGCTTGTAGGCGGAAACGCAGGAGAACTTTTTGTAGATAATGGACGTGCGATGTATGAGTATTTACGGTCAAGACAGCAGGAGGAAGTGTACTGGGTAATAAACAGAAATGCCAAGATTGCAAAAAAAATTCCAGGAGAAAAGCTGATAAAAGGAAGTGTAAAAAGCTATCTGTATTTTATGAATGCAAAAGTTGCATTATTTTCTCACTCAATTTCTGCAGACATTGTCCCATACCTGTTTGTAGTGCCATTAATAAATAAATTTCATAAAAAAGTATTCAAAGTATTCCTGAATCATGGAACAGTAGGCTTTAAAGTCCGACAGGCAATGAATCCAAAAACCGCAAAAGTAGCAGAAGCCCTTGTAAAATCGTATGATTTAAACATCTGCGATTCAGAATTTGAAAAAAAAGTAAAAACAGAAACTTGGTGGGAAGTTCCGAAAGAAACAGCAGTTATAACAGGCTACCCAAGATATGATAAATTATACAATCTAAAAATTACGGAAAAACAAATATTCTTTATGCCGACATGGCGAAACTGGCTAAAATCAGAAAATTCAGAAAACCAAAAATTTGAAGAAACAAAATATTTCCAAAATATTGCAAATTTAATTACAGACAAGGAATTAAATAATTATTTAGAAAAAAATGATATTAAATTAAACATTTACATTCATCAGTTAATGCAAGATTATCTAAAAAACTTTGGAAATATAAAACTTGGAAAAAATATAAAAATACTCCCAAAAGAAGTAAACATAACCGAAGAGCTGCAAAAATCAAAATTATTAATAACAGATTATTCAAGTGTAGCCTACGATTTTTATTATCTAAACAAGCCAATTATCTTCTTCCAGTTCGATAAACGTGAATACGAAGAAAAAGTCGGCTCTTATGTAGACTTAGACAAAGACTTGTTCGGAAAACAAGCCAAAACTGTAGAAAAATGCGTTGAAGAAATCATCGAAATCTCCGAAAATAATTTTCATTATGATAGGGAAATGAAGCAAAAGTCTGATAAGTTGAGAGAAAAGTTTTTGAAGTATGTGGATAAAGGGAATTGCGAAAGAGTTTACAATGAAATTTTAAAAAGAATAAATTAA
- a CDS encoding glycosyltransferase family 2 protein — MKISLVMPTINVTTELDLFLKSLKAQAYKDFELIVVDQNEGNEVFEIVKDYEEEFKIKYVRSDEKGLSLNRNRGLILMKGEIVGFPDDDCEYRPDTLEKVAEFFERKKNYQIYSCRTLERGKDYGTGVMEKKDMEITKDNVDTTVKSITFFVNYGKDDIVLFDENLGVGATFGSGEETDYVLTLLHKGYKGRYFANDIIYHPAKKGNYNDLERAYRYALGFGALVKKEVKGRKNRFYILKYWKRQFRSFAGMIVTRNRAYHRVVMKGRKIGYTKYKI; from the coding sequence ATGAAAATTTCCCTTGTAATGCCGACAATTAATGTTACAACTGAACTTGATTTATTCCTAAAAAGTCTAAAGGCACAGGCTTATAAGGATTTTGAGCTGATTGTGGTAGATCAGAATGAAGGAAATGAAGTTTTTGAAATTGTGAAAGATTATGAAGAGGAATTTAAGATAAAATATGTAAGAAGTGATGAAAAAGGGCTAAGTTTAAATAGAAACAGAGGACTTATCCTGATGAAAGGTGAAATTGTCGGATTTCCTGATGATGATTGCGAATATCGGCCTGATACACTTGAAAAAGTTGCAGAATTTTTTGAAAGAAAGAAAAATTATCAGATTTATTCGTGTCGTACACTTGAACGGGGAAAAGACTATGGAACAGGTGTTATGGAGAAAAAGGACATGGAAATAACGAAGGATAATGTGGATACAACTGTGAAATCCATAACTTTTTTTGTAAATTACGGTAAGGATGATATTGTCTTATTTGATGAAAATCTAGGCGTTGGTGCAACTTTTGGAAGTGGGGAGGAAACAGACTATGTGCTGACATTGCTTCACAAAGGCTATAAGGGAAGATATTTTGCAAATGATATAATTTACCATCCAGCAAAAAAGGGAAACTATAACGATCTGGAACGTGCTTATAGATATGCATTGGGATTTGGAGCATTGGTAAAAAAGGAAGTAAAGGGCAGAAAAAACAGATTTTATATTCTGAAATATTGGAAGAGACAATTTAGAAGTTTTGCCGGAATGATTGTTACAAGAAACAGGGCATATCATAGAGTTGTGATGAAGGGTAGAAAAATTGGATATACAAAATATAAAATTTAA
- a CDS encoding endonuclease/exonuclease/phosphatase family protein, whose translation MSNLKKILLSLMICGATVSWAKEFKIMTYNIYGGRLTDGQKLGESIKPYNPDFVSLQEVDKFTKRSNFRDITSDIAKVLGYDYYFFKKSRDYDGGEYGISFISKYPLEKIYTYELPSEGVEKRQLIVAELSKKTFGKKVLVMNTHLDFKQQIKPEEMESLDLLTKFFDKDDIKFLSGDFNFLPTTKYYGEITKDWRDTYMESNVGGVRTLSDPRIDYIFGSQSKKWKVKSSYFINDATQDWTKLSDHLPYMTILDIK comes from the coding sequence ATGAGTAATTTAAAAAAAATATTGTTGTCGCTTATGATTTGTGGGGCAACTGTTAGCTGGGCGAAAGAATTTAAGATAATGACATATAATATTTATGGAGGAAGGCTTACCGATGGGCAGAAACTGGGAGAGAGCATTAAGCCGTATAACCCTGATTTTGTATCGCTTCAGGAAGTTGACAAGTTTACGAAAAGAAGTAATTTTCGTGATATAACTTCTGATATTGCGAAAGTTCTTGGTTATGATTATTATTTCTTTAAGAAATCAAGAGATTATGATGGTGGAGAATATGGAATTTCATTTATTTCAAAATATCCGCTTGAGAAAATATATACCTATGAATTGCCGTCGGAAGGTGTTGAAAAAAGACAGCTGATAGTTGCAGAGCTTTCTAAAAAAACTTTTGGGAAAAAGGTGCTGGTAATGAATACGCATTTGGACTTTAAGCAACAGATAAAGCCTGAAGAAATGGAGTCGCTGGACTTGCTTACAAAATTTTTTGATAAAGATGATATAAAGTTTTTGAGTGGAGATTTTAATTTTTTACCAACTACAAAATATTATGGAGAAATAACAAAAGACTGGAGAGATACTTACATGGAATCTAATGTTGGTGGTGTAAGAACGCTTTCGGATCCACGTATTGACTATATTTTTGGAAGCCAGTCGAAAAAATGGAAGGTAAAATCAAGTTATTTTATTAATGATGCAACGCAGGACTGGACAAAATTGTCAGATCATCTTCCATATATGACAATTTTAGATATAAAATAA
- a CDS encoding glycosyltransferase family 32 protein yields MIEKKIYYVWIGNAKKPDIFYKCLESWKKNLPDFEIIEINEKNFDMEKHLAKNRFFCECYERKLWAYVSDYMRVHFMYENSGIYVDTDMEIIKDLTPILEGKDEFFKNGKMNFFIGYEDEKHISVGIFGTMKHNEVLKDIKDFYENDIWKKPIWTIPKIFTYTFEKKYNLSEKRENVLKNGEIVIFPKEYFYPYGFKEVYSDDCIKPETYGIHWWNDSWSSLKARLFLETKHLSGVKKMIKKVRIIARFYLKEKR; encoded by the coding sequence ATGATAGAAAAAAAAATATATTATGTCTGGATTGGAAACGCCAAAAAGCCAGATATTTTTTATAAATGTCTAGAATCGTGGAAGAAAAATCTGCCTGATTTTGAAATAATAGAGATAAATGAGAAAAATTTTGATATGGAAAAACATCTTGCAAAAAATAGATTTTTTTGTGAATGTTACGAAAGAAAGCTTTGGGCGTATGTTTCGGATTATATGAGAGTACATTTTATGTATGAAAATTCTGGAATTTATGTGGATACAGACATGGAAATAATTAAAGATTTGACACCGATTTTGGAAGGAAAAGATGAATTTTTTAAAAATGGGAAGATGAATTTTTTTATTGGGTATGAGGATGAAAAACACATAAGTGTTGGAATTTTTGGGACAATGAAGCATAATGAAGTGTTAAAGGACATTAAAGATTTTTACGAAAATGACATTTGGAAAAAGCCAATTTGGACAATTCCTAAGATTTTTACGTATACTTTTGAGAAAAAATATAATTTGAGCGAGAAAAGGGAAAATGTTTTGAAAAATGGAGAAATAGTCATTTTTCCGAAAGAATATTTTTATCCCTATGGATTTAAGGAAGTTTATTCTGATGATTGCATAAAACCTGAAACATACGGAATTCATTGGTGGAATGACAGCTGGAGCAGTTTGAAGGCTAGATTGTTTTTGGAAACGAAACATTTGTCAGGAGTAAAAAAAATGATTAAAAAGGTGAGGATAATTGCGAGGTTTTATTTGAAGGAAAAGAGATAA
- a CDS encoding GNAT family N-acetyltransferase, which produces MEIENIEIIDGINDNNKNDIVKWTNEKGRNFLEQWAGKSLDFPLTENQIDYLKDIYSIFCENEFVGIIQKIRKEMDNVHIGRFLINPELTGRGLGKRTLIEFINLIFQDENVNSITLNVFDYNAGAKKLYEKVGFEVVNVTENPMKKYMMIMKKGEK; this is translated from the coding sequence ATGGAAATAGAAAATATAGAAATAATAGATGGAATAAATGACAATAATAAAAACGATATAGTCAAATGGACTAATGAAAAGGGAAGGAACTTTCTTGAGCAATGGGCTGGAAAAAGTCTTGATTTTCCACTTACAGAAAATCAGATTGATTATTTGAAGGATATTTACTCGATTTTTTGTGAGAATGAGTTTGTGGGGATTATTCAGAAAATACGAAAAGAGATGGACAATGTTCATATTGGAAGATTTCTGATTAATCCTGAGCTTACTGGAAGAGGGCTTGGAAAAAGGACTTTGATAGAGTTTATAAATTTAATTTTTCAAGATGAGAACGTGAATTCGATTACGTTAAATGTGTTCGATTATAATGCGGGGGCAAAGAAATTGTATGAGAAAGTTGGATTTGAAGTTGTGAATGTTACTGAAAATCCGATGAAAAAGTATATGATGATTATGAAAAAAGGCGAAAAATAG
- the wzy gene encoding O-antigen polysaccharide polymerase Wzy: MKKDKIGFLIFHIFFIAFVLFLKNVVTFQNEALEMKFLECLLMGVYIYTFFTAKIYLEWLNSYMIFLYTLFLFNFTRIFLDIVNYREFGWATKFANFYFFYDVRNEIINVFLLVLLFTHLGFFIAISNEKISEIRSSVTLESRRLFTNVGMALFIISLPALAYKMFIQLRVILRAGYEAYYTGILKGVDYPAFTKGSGTVMTIGFLIFLISIPSKRKFLTISSLYLMVKLLDSFKGARAIFLTQLLFIMWYYAKVYGIRIKAKTMVKLVGFTVIFSQILVSVRSKKIFSLDLVNTIFNFLFSQGVSYLVLGYTINFKHSIVGNGSYPYILQGIFGFKPQSLETLATTNSIADKLTYYLNSGAYLKGEGIGSNYIAEMYDLGYFWLIVISILLGIFIIKYEKYVVKNRFLLLTSYYFIPNLFYIPRGSFFGEGLIKNMAMLIAVYVIIFSFDYMYRKIAEKKELI, encoded by the coding sequence ATGAAAAAAGATAAAATTGGGTTTTTGATATTTCATATATTTTTTATTGCGTTTGTGCTGTTTTTGAAAAATGTAGTTACTTTTCAGAATGAGGCGCTGGAGATGAAATTTTTGGAATGTCTGCTTATGGGTGTTTATATTTATACGTTTTTTACAGCGAAAATTTATTTGGAATGGCTAAATTCGTATATGATTTTTTTGTATACGCTGTTTTTGTTTAATTTTACAAGGATATTTCTGGATATTGTGAATTATAGGGAGTTTGGATGGGCTACGAAGTTTGCTAATTTTTATTTTTTTTATGATGTGAGAAATGAGATAATAAATGTTTTTCTGCTGGTATTACTATTTACGCATCTAGGATTTTTCATTGCGATTTCAAACGAGAAGATTAGTGAGATTAGAAGTAGTGTTACGCTTGAAAGCAGAAGGCTGTTTACGAATGTCGGAATGGCTCTGTTTATAATTTCATTGCCTGCTTTAGCCTACAAGATGTTTATTCAGCTAAGGGTTATTTTGCGGGCTGGATACGAGGCTTATTATACTGGAATTTTAAAGGGAGTTGATTATCCTGCATTTACAAAAGGCTCTGGTACAGTAATGACGATTGGATTTTTGATATTTTTAATTTCAATTCCATCCAAAAGAAAATTTTTGACAATTTCTTCACTTTATCTTATGGTAAAACTGCTGGATTCATTCAAGGGGGCAAGAGCAATATTTTTGACACAGCTTCTTTTTATAATGTGGTATTACGCAAAAGTCTATGGAATCAGGATAAAAGCCAAGACAATGGTAAAATTAGTAGGATTTACCGTGATTTTTTCACAAATTCTAGTGTCTGTGCGAAGTAAAAAAATATTCAGTCTGGATTTGGTAAACACAATTTTTAATTTTCTATTTTCTCAAGGAGTAAGTTATCTTGTGCTTGGCTACACAATCAATTTTAAGCACAGCATTGTAGGAAACGGAAGCTATCCCTACATCTTGCAGGGGATATTCGGCTTTAAGCCACAGTCGCTGGAAACGCTTGCCACAACCAATTCCATTGCGGATAAATTAACATATTACCTAAATTCAGGTGCTTATTTAAAAGGAGAAGGAATTGGCTCAAATTATATTGCAGAAATGTATGATTTAGGCTACTTTTGGTTAATTGTAATTTCAATTCTGCTTGGAATTTTTATTATAAAATACGAAAAATATGTTGTGAAAAATAGATTTTTATTATTAACAAGCTATTACTTCATACCAAATTTATTTTATATCCCAAGAGGCTCATTCTTTGGGGAAGGGCTAATAAAAAATATGGCAATGCTAATAGCAGTTTATGTGATAATTTTCAGTTTTGACTACATGTATAGGAAAATTGCGGAAAAGAAGGAACTGATTTGA
- a CDS encoding type II toxin-antitoxin system RelE/ParE family toxin → METEVIISTGAAKYFKKLKDKKLKEKFAEAIKKIKENPEIGEMKKSDLAGIYGYDIFYNKINYELAYTIKIEDKKIVIILLAGTRENFYKTLKKYLKSQ, encoded by the coding sequence ATGGAAACGGAAGTAATTATATCCACTGGTGCGGCAAAATATTTTAAGAAATTAAAAGACAAAAAATTAAAAGAAAAATTTGCTGAAGCAATTAAAAAAATTAAGGAAAATCCTGAAATAGGAGAAATGAAAAAATCCGATTTAGCAGGCATATATGGTTATGATATTTTTTACAATAAAATTAACTATGAACTAGCGTATACAATTAAGATAGAAGATAAAAAAATAGTTATTATACTATTAGCAGGAACAAGAGAAAATTTTTATAAAACTTTAAAAAAATATTTAAAGTCACAATAA
- a CDS encoding AbrB family transcriptional regulator, translating into MESNILEMNKTISISSKNQITIPKKVMEYLGFTKEAKIKVSKGSLIVTPVKENEDMEFSDLILEDLIKEGYSGEELLKEFKVRKNNVKPAIQKLISDTEKNGVSYEDVFGED; encoded by the coding sequence ATGGAAAGTAATATTTTGGAAATGAATAAGACAATCTCGATTTCTTCTAAAAATCAGATTACAATTCCTAAAAAAGTTATGGAATATCTAGGTTTTACAAAAGAGGCAAAAATAAAGGTTAGCAAAGGCTCTTTGATTGTAACGCCTGTGAAAGAAAATGAAGATATGGAATTTTCAGATTTGATTTTGGAGGACTTGATAAAGGAAGGATATTCAGGAGAAGAACTTCTAAAAGAATTTAAAGTGAGAAAAAATAATGTCAAGCCTGCAATTCAGAAATTAATATCAGACACAGAAAAAAATGGAGTAAGCTATGAGGATGTATTTGGGGAGGATTAA
- a CDS encoding glycogen synthase — MKIVYLASEVAPFYKSGGLADVLGALPKKMQELGHEVSIIMPKYDIIPLKYLEKLEWVARLESHGDVFNLVRYPDDKINYYFIENKALYERGRVYGDSDEDVQYAMFSELALRFLKEINLQADILHCNDWQTGPVPYFLNVRYNYDPFYWDMRTVYSIHNLMYQGKFSKYSFERMGYYMDDRHDLNFMEIGIGYGDVVNTVSPTYAEEIKYAYFGEGLEWITNRKYIHGILNGIDVEEFNPETTKGIIPFNKDSLDKKKENKYLLQEKLGLPKSDVALISIISRLVEGKGLDLVSAALENLLQYDAVQIVILGSGDKFYEDYYNHLAWKYPDKFKVYLGYNGQLANEIYAGSDMFLMPSRYEPCGLSQMIAMRFGTIPIVRETGGLKDTVQPYNVFTDEGNGFSFTNFNADDMLFTIKVAEGIYYDRPDIWEKLVKRNMDLDFSWDRSAREYEKLYELAKSY, encoded by the coding sequence TTGAAAATAGTATATTTGGCATCTGAAGTGGCTCCGTTTTATAAATCTGGTGGACTAGCTGACGTTTTGGGGGCATTGCCTAAAAAAATGCAGGAATTAGGACATGAAGTTTCTATAATAATGCCTAAATACGATATAATACCGTTAAAGTATCTTGAAAAACTGGAATGGGTAGCAAGGCTTGAAAGTCACGGAGATGTGTTTAATTTAGTAAGATATCCTGATGATAAAATAAATTATTACTTTATTGAAAATAAAGCATTATATGAACGAGGACGTGTGTATGGAGATTCTGATGAAGATGTTCAATATGCGATGTTTTCAGAATTAGCACTTAGATTTTTAAAGGAAATTAATTTGCAGGCGGATATCTTGCATTGTAACGATTGGCAAACTGGTCCAGTTCCATATTTTTTGAATGTTAGATATAATTATGATCCATTTTACTGGGATATGAGAACAGTTTACTCAATTCACAACTTAATGTATCAAGGTAAATTCTCTAAATATTCATTTGAAAGAATGGGATATTATATGGATGACAGACATGACTTGAACTTTATGGAAATTGGAATTGGATATGGAGATGTTGTAAATACAGTGAGTCCAACTTATGCGGAAGAAATAAAATACGCTTACTTTGGTGAAGGGCTGGAATGGATTACAAATAGAAAATATATTCACGGTATTTTAAACGGAATAGACGTTGAAGAATTCAATCCTGAAACAACAAAAGGAATAATTCCTTTTAATAAAGATTCTTTAGATAAAAAGAAAGAAAATAAATATTTACTACAAGAAAAATTAGGGTTGCCAAAATCAGATGTTGCTTTAATTTCGATAATTTCAAGACTTGTAGAAGGAAAAGGGCTAGACTTGGTATCAGCGGCGCTTGAAAACTTATTACAGTATGACGCTGTTCAAATAGTAATTTTAGGAAGTGGGGATAAATTCTATGAAGACTACTACAACCACTTAGCATGGAAATATCCTGACAAATTCAAAGTTTATCTTGGGTACAACGGACAGCTTGCAAATGAAATCTACGCTGGAAGTGATATGTTCCTCATGCCATCAAGATATGAGCCTTGTGGACTTAGCCAAATGATAGCAATGAGATTTGGAACTATACCGATTGTAAGGGAAACTGGAGGACTAAAAGATACTGTACAGCCTTACAACGTTTTTACAGATGAAGGAAACGGATTTTCATTTACAAACTTTAATGCAGATGATATGCTTTTTACAATAAAAGTGGCAGAAGGAATTTATTATGACAGACCTGACATTTGGGAAAAATTGGTAAAAAGAAATATGGATCTTGATTTTTCTTGGGATAGATCAGCAAGAGAATATGAAAAACTTTATGAATTAGCTAAATCTTATTAA